The Pontibacter pudoricolor genome contains a region encoding:
- a CDS encoding MBL fold metallo-hydrolase: MKVTLLGTGTSQGVPVIGCHCEVCRSVDYRDNRLRVSVHLQVNGKSFIIDSGPDFRQQALRERIHTLDALIFTHEHKDHTAGLDDIRAYNFSQHKDMPLYGEERVLEQLKREFAYIFSGVQYPGIPRVQLNPIAEEPFEIEGVEFIPIRVKHYKLPVLGFRVGDFTYITDANFISEEEMDKVRGSKVIVLGALRKEPHISHFSLQEAIDVLTELKPERAYLTHISHLMGLHHEVEQQLPDFIRLGYDGLQIEL; the protein is encoded by the coding sequence TTGAAAGTAACACTGTTAGGTACGGGAACCTCGCAGGGTGTGCCTGTGATCGGGTGCCACTGCGAGGTTTGCCGTTCTGTAGATTACCGCGATAACCGCCTGCGGGTATCCGTACACCTGCAGGTAAACGGCAAAAGCTTTATCATCGATTCCGGGCCCGACTTCCGCCAGCAGGCCCTGCGCGAACGTATCCACACCTTAGATGCCCTTATTTTTACCCACGAACACAAAGACCACACCGCCGGCCTCGACGATATCCGTGCCTACAACTTCAGTCAGCACAAAGACATGCCGCTGTATGGTGAGGAACGCGTGCTGGAACAACTGAAACGCGAGTTTGCCTACATTTTTTCAGGAGTTCAGTATCCGGGCATTCCAAGAGTGCAGCTTAATCCTATTGCCGAAGAACCTTTTGAAATAGAAGGAGTTGAGTTCATCCCGATCCGGGTAAAGCATTATAAGCTACCTGTATTAGGTTTCAGGGTAGGCGACTTTACCTACATCACTGATGCCAATTTTATTTCGGAAGAAGAGATGGACAAGGTGCGTGGCTCAAAAGTTATAGTACTGGGCGCGCTGCGCAAAGAACCGCATATCTCCCACTTCTCGTTGCAGGAGGCGATAGATGTGCTGACCGAACTTAAACCGGAACGCGCCTACCTCACACACATCAGCCACCTGATGGGCCTGCACCACGAAGTAGAACAGCAACTCCCCGACTTTATACGCCTCGGCTATGACGGCCTGCAAATTGAGCTATAG
- a CDS encoding NFACT RNA binding domain-containing protein, giving the protein MHQNYHFLKHLSRRLKTELLGKEIVTCFSQNKDELVIGFADESKEFYIRAGLTAHFSALSFPDDFKRARAKSVNLFKQMIGQTVLDVVQHLNERSFYLKLTDDMLLLFKLFGNRSNIVLYQHDEPLHLFHKKFAADAELNPLEMDRQLPQNFAAFTEAQGNLRKLYPTFGELPTDYLEQQNYSSATLEEKWELVQQVLEQLDNPDEFYIIRYKGKLRLSLLPLGEVVYSYPDPLEALNNYSRLYLSETGFTQQYEQAKQQLTKKLNGSQTVLEQAMQQLQEMRHNRSYSQTADILMANLTNIPPQSEEVELYDFYTDQQRTFKLKRNETPQKQAEKLYRKAKNQHLEIQQLEEKAERKMEEIILLESALQALAEVDNYKALKLYLRDYAHLLASKQQAQQQSPFRVFETEGYKILVGKSSQNNDELTQRHTYKEDMWLHAKDVSGSHVVIKHQAGKTIPTTVLEKAAQLAAWYSKRKQDSLCPVMYTPKKWVRKPKGAPAGAVVVEREKVLLVKPENPFEKRK; this is encoded by the coding sequence GTGCATCAGAACTACCACTTTTTAAAGCATCTTTCCAGGCGACTCAAAACAGAGCTGTTAGGTAAAGAGATCGTGACCTGTTTCAGCCAGAACAAGGATGAGCTGGTGATCGGTTTTGCTGATGAAAGCAAGGAGTTTTATATACGCGCCGGACTTACAGCACACTTCTCGGCACTTTCTTTTCCGGATGATTTTAAGCGGGCACGGGCCAAAAGTGTAAACCTGTTTAAGCAGATGATCGGGCAAACGGTGCTGGACGTGGTGCAGCACCTGAACGAACGTAGCTTTTACTTAAAGCTTACCGATGACATGTTGCTGCTGTTTAAGTTGTTTGGCAACCGTTCCAACATCGTACTGTACCAGCATGACGAACCGCTGCACCTGTTCCATAAAAAGTTTGCTGCCGATGCCGAGCTTAACCCGCTGGAAATGGACCGCCAGTTGCCGCAAAACTTCGCAGCTTTTACAGAAGCACAAGGCAACCTGCGCAAACTATACCCAACTTTCGGAGAACTGCCCACAGATTATTTAGAGCAACAAAACTATAGTTCGGCAACCCTCGAAGAAAAATGGGAACTGGTGCAGCAGGTTTTGGAACAACTCGACAACCCGGACGAATTCTATATCATCCGTTATAAAGGCAAGCTCAGGTTATCGTTATTACCGTTAGGCGAAGTGGTTTATAGTTACCCCGACCCGCTGGAAGCCCTGAACAACTATAGCCGCCTCTATTTATCGGAGACTGGTTTTACGCAGCAATACGAGCAGGCCAAACAGCAACTCACCAAAAAGTTGAACGGTTCTCAGACGGTGCTGGAACAAGCTATGCAGCAACTACAGGAAATGCGCCATAACCGCTCCTACTCGCAAACAGCTGATATCTTGATGGCCAACCTGACCAATATTCCGCCGCAGTCTGAAGAAGTAGAACTATACGATTTTTATACCGACCAGCAGCGCACGTTTAAGCTAAAGCGAAACGAAACGCCACAAAAGCAGGCCGAGAAACTATACCGTAAAGCCAAAAACCAGCACCTCGAAATACAGCAACTGGAAGAAAAGGCCGAGCGCAAGATGGAAGAGATCATCCTGCTGGAATCTGCTTTGCAAGCCTTAGCCGAAGTAGACAACTATAAGGCACTGAAACTATACCTGCGCGATTATGCACACCTGCTAGCTTCTAAACAACAGGCACAGCAACAATCGCCGTTCCGGGTGTTCGAGACAGAAGGCTATAAGATACTGGTTGGTAAAAGCTCACAGAACAACGACGAATTAACACAGCGCCACACCTATAAAGAAGACATGTGGCTACACGCCAAAGACGTGTCGGGCTCGCATGTGGTTATCAAGCACCAGGCGGGTAAAACGATACCAACTACTGTTCTGGAAAAAGCCGCGCAATTGGCAGCCTGGTACTCCAAACGCAAGCAGGATTCGCTTTGCCCGGTGATGTATACACCTAAAAAATGGGTGCGCAAACCAAAAGGCGCGCCTGCCGGTGCTGTAGTTGTTGAACGTGAAAAAGTGCTGCTGGTAAAGCCGGAAAATCCTTTCGAGAAAAGAAAATAG
- a CDS encoding helix-turn-helix domain-containing protein: MKSEEEILKAIGHRLKAIRIEKGYSSYESFALDHELGRMQYWRLEKGEANLTMRSLLKVLAIHQMTLQEFFSDGFDD; this comes from the coding sequence ATGAAGAGCGAAGAAGAGATACTGAAAGCTATAGGGCATAGACTGAAGGCAATTAGAATCGAGAAGGGTTATAGTAGCTACGAATCTTTTGCGTTGGATCACGAGTTAGGAAGGATGCAATACTGGCGACTAGAGAAAGGTGAAGCCAACCTAACTATGCGATCACTGCTTAAAGTTTTGGCTATTCATCAGATGACGTTGCAGGAGTTCTTCTCTGATGGTTTTGACGATTAG
- a CDS encoding Y-family DNA polymerase, which translates to MTTLFGLCDCNNFYASCERVFNPSLNGKPVVVLSNNDGCVIARSNEAKALGIQMGEPFFKIRNLVEHNQLYAFSSNYVLYGDMSDRVMETLSLFTPNVEVYSIDECFLDLGNFYDLDLKSYAREIKRKVWRCTGIPVSLGVAPTKALAKVANKLAKKSAKANGVLVLTEPYHIQKALEVTKIEDVWGVGRQYAKFLKNHHINTALDFTNASENWIRKHMTVVGVRLHKELRGESCLELDEVAPPKKGICTSRSFGKKLTTFNDVLEATASYAAKCARKLRNQKSCAKLVTVFVQTNPFSENDRQYYNSKTICMPVATNSDIELIHYATMALKAIFKPHYWYKKSGVIVTEIVPEHQIQFDLLDTVDREKHSNLMQVIDGLTDRFGRNKVQVAAQGVSKSWILKSDYKSPCYTTRIAELPIIYNLS; encoded by the coding sequence ATGACCACTTTATTTGGCCTGTGCGATTGCAATAACTTTTATGCCTCTTGCGAGCGTGTATTTAATCCATCATTGAATGGAAAGCCAGTAGTAGTGCTAAGCAACAACGATGGCTGCGTTATCGCCAGAAGTAACGAGGCAAAGGCATTAGGCATCCAGATGGGTGAGCCCTTCTTCAAGATCAGAAACTTGGTGGAGCACAACCAGCTATATGCCTTCTCATCCAACTATGTGCTGTATGGAGACATGTCTGATCGAGTTATGGAGACACTATCGCTATTCACTCCAAACGTAGAAGTATATTCTATTGACGAGTGTTTTCTGGATCTGGGTAACTTCTACGACCTTGATCTCAAAAGCTATGCAAGAGAGATCAAAAGAAAGGTCTGGCGCTGTACTGGTATCCCAGTAAGCCTTGGCGTAGCACCTACCAAAGCGCTGGCAAAGGTAGCGAACAAACTGGCTAAGAAGTCTGCTAAAGCGAATGGTGTGTTGGTCTTGACAGAGCCCTATCACATTCAGAAAGCGCTAGAGGTAACGAAGATCGAAGATGTATGGGGCGTAGGCAGGCAGTATGCGAAGTTCCTTAAAAACCACCACATCAATACTGCACTGGATTTTACGAATGCTTCAGAGAACTGGATTAGAAAGCACATGACAGTGGTAGGTGTGAGGCTGCATAAAGAGCTGCGTGGTGAGTCATGCTTGGAGCTTGATGAGGTAGCACCTCCCAAGAAAGGCATCTGTACCTCCAGAAGCTTTGGCAAGAAGCTTACAACATTTAATGATGTACTGGAAGCCACAGCCAGCTATGCAGCTAAGTGTGCCAGAAAGCTTAGAAACCAGAAGAGCTGCGCTAAACTTGTAACTGTGTTTGTACAGACCAACCCCTTCTCTGAGAACGATAGACAATACTACAACAGCAAGACCATTTGCATGCCAGTAGCCACTAATTCAGACATAGAACTGATACACTATGCTACAATGGCGCTTAAAGCGATTTTTAAACCACACTACTGGTATAAGAAGAGTGGGGTGATCGTAACTGAGATTGTACCTGAACATCAGATACAGTTTGATCTACTTGATACAGTAGACAGAGAGAAGCATAGTAACCTGATGCAGGTGATAGATGGGTTGACTGATAGATTTGGAAGGAACAAGGTACAGGTGGCTGCACAAGGTGTCAGTAAGAGCTGGATATTGAAATCTGATTACAAGTCACCTTGTTACACTACCAGGATAGCAGAGCTACCAATAATTTATAACCTATCTTGA
- a CDS encoding LexA family protein gives MSNAKVIPIASHALEVLDFEVVEAITLPLFASYISAGFPSPADDYLEDKIDLGKYLVQSPKSTFMMRVRGDSMKDANINEGDLLVIDKDLDPVDGQSVVCFLDGSFTVKTFRKINNKLYLYPANPAYKPIEITEDMDMRVWGVVIWIIHKPVKL, from the coding sequence ATGAGCAATGCCAAAGTCATACCTATTGCTTCACATGCTTTAGAAGTATTAGATTTCGAAGTTGTAGAAGCCATAACTCTACCTTTGTTTGCCTCCTACATTTCTGCTGGGTTTCCTTCACCTGCTGACGATTACCTAGAAGATAAAATTGATCTGGGTAAGTATTTAGTTCAAAGCCCTAAATCTACCTTTATGATGCGTGTCAGAGGCGACTCGATGAAAGATGCAAACATAAATGAAGGGGATCTACTCGTTATTGATAAAGACCTCGACCCAGTTGATGGGCAATCTGTAGTCTGCTTTTTGGATGGAAGCTTCACTGTAAAGACCTTCAGAAAGATCAATAATAAACTATACCTCTATCCAGCCAACCCAGCTTACAAACCTATCGAAATTACTGAAGACATGGACATGCGTGTCTGGGGAGTTGTTATCTGGATCATCCATAAACCAGTAAAGCTATGA
- a CDS encoding SOS response-associated peptidase translates to MCGRYSVIPKAKGKSRVSKLLENHIQEANYNAAPSQSLPVVTNDHPDEVQYFSWGLQPFWAKDAKTVKRSINARAETLAEKPSFRNLLKSKRCLVPADGFYEWQVTEQGKMPYRILLKNEELFSFAGLWDEWLDKSTGEVLHTYTIITTEANELVKPIHDRMPVILSPEAEELWLDSHETQEDLLTLLKPYKTDTMKAYPISPLINSPLNNVPEVLNSL, encoded by the coding sequence ATGTGTGGTAGATATTCAGTTATTCCTAAGGCAAAGGGTAAATCGCGTGTTTCCAAACTTCTCGAAAACCACATACAGGAAGCGAATTATAACGCTGCGCCATCTCAAAGCCTACCTGTGGTTACTAATGACCATCCAGATGAAGTGCAGTACTTCTCCTGGGGCCTGCAGCCCTTCTGGGCAAAGGATGCAAAGACTGTGAAGCGTTCTATCAATGCCAGGGCAGAAACGCTGGCAGAGAAGCCATCCTTCAGGAACCTGCTCAAATCAAAGCGCTGCCTGGTGCCAGCTGATGGGTTTTACGAGTGGCAGGTCACTGAACAGGGTAAGATGCCTTACAGGATATTGCTGAAGAACGAGGAATTGTTCTCGTTTGCTGGTTTGTGGGATGAGTGGCTGGATAAAAGCACAGGAGAAGTACTGCACACCTATACCATCATTACAACAGAAGCTAACGAGTTGGTGAAGCCTATCCATGATCGTATGCCAGTCATATTATCACCAGAGGCTGAAGAGCTGTGGCTTGATAGCCATGAAACACAAGAGGATTTACTTACGCTGTTAAAGCCCTATAAGACTGATACTATGAAAGCATACCCTATATCTCCATTGATCAACTCACCTTTAAACAACGTACCAGAAGTACTCAACTCTCTGTAA
- a CDS encoding DNA/RNA non-specific endonuclease has translation MTKRNLLYQVFIVLFLLSCKETEVAPQQSAALDGEHLLLGNPSSATSDEDNFNNYLIERPQYALSYSRDRGTPNWVSWYVSKGWLGTADRQDDFRADQSLPADWYKVTASSYTGSGFDRGHNTPSADRTRTIEDNSATFLMTNMIPQAPNHNRQTWANLEDYTRDLVDDGMEVYVMMGSYGSGGTGSNGLAHTIDQGRVAVPNRIWKVLVILPDGDNDLSRISSNTRVIAIDTPNNNSISSDWGAYRTTVDAIETATGYDLLSSLATELQETLERQTDRGPTR, from the coding sequence ATGACAAAAAGAAATCTCCTCTACCAAGTATTCATAGTCCTGTTCCTGCTAAGTTGTAAGGAAACAGAAGTAGCGCCACAGCAGTCAGCAGCTCTTGATGGGGAGCATCTGCTACTAGGCAATCCAAGTAGTGCGACGAGTGATGAAGATAACTTCAATAATTATCTGATAGAAAGACCACAATATGCACTGTCTTATAGTCGCGACAGGGGGACACCTAACTGGGTGAGCTGGTATGTGAGCAAGGGCTGGCTGGGTACTGCTGACAGACAGGATGACTTCAGAGCTGACCAGAGTCTTCCTGCAGATTGGTATAAAGTGACTGCTTCAAGTTATACAGGTAGTGGTTTTGACAGAGGCCATAACACACCATCTGCAGACAGGACCAGGACTATAGAAGATAACTCTGCGACCTTCCTAATGACCAACATGATCCCACAGGCCCCTAATCACAATCGTCAGACTTGGGCCAATCTGGAAGATTACACACGTGATTTGGTAGATGATGGAATGGAAGTGTATGTGATGATGGGAAGCTATGGTAGTGGTGGTACTGGCAGCAATGGCTTGGCCCACACCATAGATCAGGGAAGGGTGGCAGTTCCTAATCGTATCTGGAAAGTATTGGTTATACTTCCTGATGGAGATAATGATCTGAGCAGGATAAGCTCCAACACAAGGGTGATAGCCATAGACACACCTAACAATAACAGCATCAGTTCTGACTGGGGAGCTTATCGTACTACAGTAGATGCGATAGAGACTGCCACTGGCTATGATCTTCTATCCAGTTTAGCTACAGAACTGCAAGAGACGTTGGAGAGACAGACTGACAGGGGGCCAACTAGGTAA
- a CDS encoding ABC-three component system protein, which yields MSTPFSAGPQGLGYYYQARHALYAIIQDEREEVSIIIEGLDDVVTQHSGGMTLDQLKHHINRTATLTLSSPDIWKTIRVWSNGLSENRWNPSTVVLHLITTAFIPTNSEVAYLSNGHQRDIKKAHVALLGVANNSSNQALVSSFDAFKALSKVQQLSLLEAMFIFDQSPTIAELPLLIKKKIRWGIRSEHLDSVYERLEGWWFDKVVDRLLGNNGSEITQLDVIDKVHAINEQFKINSLPIDYENSEPDEEYILAQDERLFVHQLNLLKVNTQRIRQCISDYYKAFEQRARWVREDLLIDNELEEYEIRLVREWKRYVAILEDELSPVSDEDMIAFGKKMLLNFETVDIPIRKEMPLGHEYVMRGSYQILADLKPPRIYWHPKCLEKLDDLIAQLK from the coding sequence ATGAGTACACCCTTTTCTGCTGGCCCACAGGGTTTAGGTTATTATTATCAAGCAAGACATGCTCTTTATGCAATAATACAAGATGAAAGGGAAGAAGTATCTATCATTATTGAGGGTCTTGATGATGTTGTTACTCAGCATTCAGGTGGTATGACTTTAGATCAGTTAAAGCATCATATCAATAGGACAGCAACATTAACCCTAAGCAGTCCTGATATTTGGAAGACTATTAGAGTGTGGAGCAATGGTTTAAGCGAAAATAGATGGAATCCATCTACAGTAGTTCTGCATTTAATTACTACTGCTTTTATTCCTACAAACTCTGAAGTTGCCTACCTTAGTAATGGTCATCAAAGGGATATCAAAAAGGCCCATGTTGCGCTGTTAGGGGTTGCAAACAATTCTAGTAATCAAGCTCTCGTGAGTTCATTTGATGCTTTCAAAGCGTTGAGTAAAGTACAACAACTGAGCCTTTTAGAGGCAATGTTTATATTTGATCAGTCCCCTACTATCGCAGAGCTTCCACTACTTATTAAAAAGAAAATTAGATGGGGAATACGTTCAGAACATTTAGATTCTGTATATGAGAGACTGGAAGGTTGGTGGTTTGATAAAGTAGTAGATCGTCTATTAGGGAACAATGGGAGTGAGATTACTCAATTAGATGTAATCGATAAAGTTCATGCAATCAATGAACAGTTCAAGATAAACAGTCTGCCAATTGATTACGAGAATTCAGAACCAGACGAAGAATATATCTTAGCCCAAGATGAGCGTTTATTTGTTCATCAACTTAATCTTTTAAAGGTTAATACTCAAAGAATTAGGCAATGTATATCTGATTATTATAAAGCTTTTGAGCAGCGTGCTCGTTGGGTGAGAGAAGACCTATTAATAGATAATGAGCTAGAAGAATATGAAATAAGACTAGTTAGGGAATGGAAAAGGTATGTTGCAATACTTGAGGATGAACTCAGCCCAGTTAGTGATGAGGATATGATTGCCTTTGGGAAAAAGATGCTATTAAACTTTGAGACAGTAGATATACCTATACGCAAGGAGATGCCATTAGGTCATGAGTATGTAATGAGAGGTAGTTATCAAATCCTTGCTGACCTTAAACCTCCACGCATTTATTGGCATCCCAAGTGTTTAGAAAAGCTCGATGATCTTATAGCTCAGTTAAAATGA
- a CDS encoding three component ABC system middle component, with the protein MIQWKERPVEVANLLNPAFCALLLRQAALGYQKQIEQGIDLPLLFLVLPLVLHKTTRESLPKTSVTRLHVWVQQHQEVRVGLTQRTNALQPYTRESIIYAMQRNALSITTEGGIIAPKMKKSNVDSLVDTEASQCLDKALFLGRWFASAGSTVSVMSMFGLRI; encoded by the coding sequence ATGATACAATGGAAGGAGCGCCCTGTTGAGGTTGCTAATTTATTAAATCCTGCTTTTTGTGCATTATTGCTTAGGCAGGCTGCTTTAGGTTATCAAAAGCAGATAGAGCAAGGAATAGATTTGCCCTTACTTTTTCTTGTACTACCTCTAGTTCTACATAAGACTACACGAGAATCACTTCCTAAAACCTCAGTTACAAGACTACATGTTTGGGTTCAGCAGCATCAAGAGGTACGAGTAGGATTGACACAAAGAACTAATGCATTGCAGCCTTATACGCGTGAATCTATTATCTATGCAATGCAACGAAATGCTTTATCCATTACGACTGAAGGAGGTATTATCGCCCCTAAGATGAAGAAGAGTAATGTTGATAGCCTTGTTGATACTGAAGCATCTCAGTGTCTTGATAAAGCTTTATTCTTAGGACGATGGTTCGCTTCTGCAGGTAGCACCGTGTCAGTTATGAGTATGTTTGGCCTTCGTATATAA
- a CDS encoding DUF3732 domain-containing protein translates to MSFQIKTIALYNAAGDIRTLDFKIGGVNIITGKSRTGKSSIIEILDYCLGRSTFNVFEGVNRGIVTWYAVILQIGDMQALIAKPAPEGLATSQSKVYWETGSNVNLPELKNLEPNSNDDAVVANLSGLLGLGLNKTVIAEGRTTTPFEATLKHTKFYLFQEQNLIANKRQLFWRQADPFMSQSIKDTLPYFLGAIQEDRLLLEHELKELSRSLRQLQQKQREALAVVSEKTQGARTLIAEAQAAGIIDPDTEVNDENMIELLRGIASWSPNQFTGPDRGRLEEEQKQMHSLRTQLRKKAQDIVEVENFQRESSNFSYEVKEQVARLEVANLFNHSNSNEQYCPICESSLEIPTPSLEQLNNSLIKLRANLESVRHEKPRVDEHLIRLRNDLEEIRREYRASEERFIALNKEQDTSQQFRDAQLIAARVAGRASLYIESINTLVTDQGKSLNDKIEARKLKINQILKGLELEEIEDVITSILSIVSSQMTKWADHLNLEHKGFPYRLDIKKLTVVADTPDRPIVMERMGSGENHLGCHLIALLSLHKYFISKKRPVPSFIVLDQPTQVYFPSSVTYKALDGTNKDLGTQGADELAVRRMFELLFDVCDDLFPNFQIIVTEHANLDDERFQEALVEDPWTDGKALIPESWLTS, encoded by the coding sequence ATGAGTTTTCAAATCAAAACAATAGCCCTTTATAATGCTGCTGGCGATATAAGGACCTTAGACTTTAAGATAGGTGGTGTAAACATTATCACTGGTAAGTCTAGAACAGGTAAGTCATCAATTATAGAAATATTAGATTACTGTTTAGGTCGTTCTACATTTAATGTATTCGAAGGTGTCAATCGAGGGATAGTAACTTGGTACGCTGTAATTCTTCAAATTGGAGATATGCAGGCTCTAATAGCTAAACCTGCACCAGAAGGACTTGCTACTTCTCAAAGTAAGGTGTACTGGGAAACTGGATCAAATGTAAATCTGCCTGAACTAAAGAACCTTGAACCAAACTCGAATGATGACGCAGTTGTTGCTAATTTATCAGGCTTATTAGGGCTAGGTTTAAACAAAACTGTGATAGCTGAAGGGCGAACTACAACTCCTTTTGAAGCTACCCTTAAGCATACGAAGTTCTATCTTTTTCAAGAGCAGAACTTAATAGCAAATAAACGCCAGCTATTCTGGAGACAGGCAGATCCTTTTATGTCTCAGTCTATTAAGGACACGCTTCCATACTTTTTAGGAGCAATCCAAGAGGATCGATTACTTCTCGAACATGAGTTAAAGGAACTATCACGTTCTTTACGCCAATTACAACAAAAGCAAAGAGAAGCACTAGCGGTAGTTAGTGAAAAAACTCAAGGAGCACGTACACTTATTGCAGAGGCACAAGCTGCTGGCATCATTGATCCAGACACAGAAGTCAATGATGAGAACATGATAGAATTATTAAGGGGCATTGCTTCTTGGTCACCTAATCAGTTTACAGGACCTGATAGAGGTCGTTTAGAAGAAGAGCAAAAACAAATGCATAGCCTTCGAACTCAACTTAGGAAAAAAGCACAAGATATAGTTGAAGTTGAGAACTTTCAGAGAGAATCAAGCAACTTTAGTTATGAGGTAAAGGAACAGGTTGCACGTCTTGAAGTAGCTAATTTGTTCAATCACTCAAATTCGAATGAACAATATTGTCCTATATGTGAATCTAGTCTTGAGATACCAACACCTTCACTGGAACAACTCAACAACTCCTTAATTAAACTGCGGGCTAACCTTGAAAGTGTGCGTCATGAAAAACCTCGTGTTGATGAACACCTTATTAGATTGAGAAATGACCTAGAAGAAATACGCAGAGAATATAGGGCATCAGAAGAAAGATTTATAGCTCTAAATAAGGAGCAAGATACTTCACAACAATTTAGAGATGCCCAACTGATCGCAGCAAGGGTTGCTGGTCGCGCCAGTCTGTATATAGAAAGTATTAATACATTAGTAACAGATCAAGGTAAATCCTTGAATGATAAAATAGAGGCTCGAAAGCTTAAGATTAACCAAATATTAAAGGGGTTAGAGCTTGAAGAAATAGAGGATGTCATTACTTCTATATTAAGTATAGTTAGTTCCCAAATGACGAAATGGGCTGATCATCTTAATTTGGAGCATAAAGGTTTCCCTTATAGGCTTGATATTAAGAAGCTTACTGTAGTTGCAGATACTCCTGACCGTCCAATTGTAATGGAACGAATGGGTAGTGGTGAAAACCATCTTGGATGTCATCTAATTGCTTTACTATCTCTACATAAGTACTTTATTTCAAAAAAACGCCCTGTTCCTAGTTTTATAGTACTTGATCAGCCAACACAAGTTTACTTCCCATCAAGTGTAACTTATAAGGCTCTAGATGGAACCAATAAGGACTTAGGAACGCAAGGGGCTGATGAGCTTGCTGTTCGACGTATGTTTGAACTATTGTTTGATGTATGCGATGACCTTTTTCCTAACTTCCAAATAATTGTAACTGAGCATGCGAATTTGGATGATGAGAGGTTTCAAGAGGCGCTTGTTGAAGATCCTTGGACAGATGGTAAAGCATTAATTCCAGAGAGTTGGCTAACAAGCTAA
- a CDS encoding DUF3871 family protein codes for MRHSLIRVTPHSEPRLTISNNNETEATTSVSSSFIEANTLSIALSELHQDHIIPVYVKDNEPLISQADFIQATQEAASTIFRGEQILPPQIRCSHPIKGRIPEAKDKSANQLLDWERTLYYERMMFLLEIPSVVNTIDGNQLTLTIGGVKAYNLDNLYNKKGAAEHFKVFIGFNNLVCTNLCVRTDGYLADLKVSHVDQLQSGIHRLLNFYDQHQHLKQMQTLTEHSITEQQFAQLLGRCRMYQHLPSEEKKQIPPLLYGDSQLTAVCRDYYKDPNFCKQEDGNISLWRLYNLLTGANKSTYIDQFLDRSANALDFAFQIQGAVQGHASSWYIS; via the coding sequence ATGAGACATTCACTTATCAGGGTTACACCCCATTCAGAGCCTAGGCTTACAATTAGCAACAACAACGAGACAGAAGCAACTACTTCTGTCTCTTCTTCTTTTATAGAGGCTAATACTTTGTCAATCGCTTTGTCAGAGTTGCATCAGGATCATATTATTCCAGTTTATGTAAAGGACAACGAGCCACTAATCAGCCAGGCTGACTTTATTCAGGCGACTCAGGAAGCTGCCTCCACTATCTTTAGAGGGGAGCAGATTCTACCACCTCAGATCAGGTGTAGTCACCCCATCAAGGGCAGGATTCCAGAGGCTAAGGATAAGTCTGCAAATCAACTGTTGGATTGGGAAAGGACTTTATACTATGAACGCATGATGTTTCTTTTGGAGATCCCATCTGTCGTGAACACAATAGATGGCAACCAGCTTACCTTAACCATTGGGGGCGTGAAGGCTTACAACTTGGACAACCTTTATAACAAAAAGGGAGCTGCTGAGCACTTCAAGGTGTTTATTGGTTTTAATAACCTTGTATGCACGAACCTATGTGTGAGAACAGATGGTTATTTGGCTGATCTTAAAGTGAGCCATGTGGATCAACTTCAATCAGGTATTCATCGGCTTTTAAACTTTTATGATCAACACCAGCACCTTAAACAGATGCAGACTTTAACTGAGCACTCCATCACAGAGCAGCAATTCGCACAGCTGCTTGGGCGCTGCAGAATGTACCAGCACCTTCCATCTGAAGAGAAGAAGCAGATTCCTCCATTATTGTATGGAGACTCCCAATTAACTGCTGTCTGCAGGGACTACTACAAGGACCCCAACTTTTGCAAGCAGGAAGATGGGAACATTAGTCTGTGGAGACTTTACAACCTTCTGACTGGGGCTAACAAATCTACATACATTGATCAGTTTCTTGATCGCTCTGCTAATGCTCTGGACTTTGCATTCCAGATACAAGGAGCAGTACAAGGCCATGCCTCCAGCTGGTATATAAGCTGA